One Phaseolus vulgaris cultivar G19833 chromosome 2, P. vulgaris v2.0, whole genome shotgun sequence DNA window includes the following coding sequences:
- the LOC137811198 gene encoding disease resistance protein RPM1-like isoform X2 yields MNECFWSYQATCYRPLIIYSGNQEGNAWHDQRGDALLLDNNDLVGIDRPKKKFIGWLINGCPGRKVISVTGMGGIGKTTLVKKVYDDPDVKKHFKACVWVTVSQSCKIEELLKDLALKLFSEIRRPIPEGMESMCNDKLKMIIKDLLQRKRYLVVFDDVWHMYEWEAVKYALPNNTCCSRIMITTRRSDLAFTSSIESNGKVYNLQPLKEDEAWDLFCRNTFQGDSCPSYLIDICKYILKKCEGLPLAIVAISGVLATKDKRRIDEWDMICHSLGAEIHGNGKLDSFKTVLNLSFNDLPYHLKYCFLYLSIFPEDYLIQRMRLIRLWIAEGFIEAKEGKTKEDVADDYLKELLNRNLIQVAGITSDGRVKTLRIHDLLREIIILKSKDQNFASIVKEQSVAWPEKIRRLSVHGTLPYRQQHRSVSQLRSFLMFGVGEHVPLGKLFPSGFKLLSVLDYQDAPLKKFPLAVIDLYHLRYLSLRNTKVKMVPGYLIGKLHNLETLDLKKTSVRELPVDILKLQKLRHLLVYQFKFKGYAQFHSKHGVKAPTEIGNLKSLQKLCFVEANQDRGMIIRQLAKLTQLRRLGILKLREEDGMAFCLSIERLTNLHALSVTSEGESKVIDLTFLCSPPPFLQRLYLSGRLQELPCWIQSLHSLARLFLKWSCLNYDPLVYLQDLPNLAHLELLQVYDGDTMHFRSGKFKKLKVLGLDKFDGLKEVTVGKDAMTCLERLSIGRCELLKKVPSGIENLTKLKVLEFFDMPDELMKTICPHGPGKDYCKVLHIPDVYSTYWRDGGWDVYALDTFTRDCSPRSGTLIRSHEPRIQWKL; encoded by the exons ATGAACGAGTGTTTTTGGTCTTATCAGGCCACTTGCTATCGACCACTCATAATATATAGTGGTAACCAAGAAG GTAACGCATGGCATGATCAACGAGGAGATGCTCTTCTCCTGGACAACAATGATCTAGTGGGCATAGACAGGCCAAAAAAGAAGTTTATAGGATGGTTGATCAATGGTTGTCCTGGACGAAAAGTGATTTCTGTTACTGGAATGGGAGGGATAGGAAAAACTACTTTGGTGAAGAAAGTATATGATGATCCAGACGTAAAAAAACACTTCAAAGCCTGTGTTTGGGTGACTGTTTCTCAATCTTGTAAAATTGAGGAGCTTCTCAAAGACTTGGCCCTGAAGCTCTTTTCTGAAATAAGGCGACCGATTCCAGAGGGAATGGAAAGCATGTGTAATGATAAGCTCAAGATGATTATCAAAGACCTGCTGCAGAGGAAGCGGTATCTAGTAGTATTTGATGATGTGTGGCATATGTATGAATGGGAAGCTGTCAAATATGCATTGCCAAACAATACTTGCTGTAGCAGGATCATGATCACCACTCGTAGATCTGACTTAGCCTTTACCTCCAGCATAGAATCCAATGGTAAAGTGTATAACTTGCAACCCTTGAAAGAAGATGAGGCTTGGGATCTATTTTGTAGGAACACCTTTCAGGGTGATTCATGTCCCTCATATTTGATTGACATCTGTAaatatatcttaaaaaaatgtGAGGGTCTTCCCCTTGCAATTGTGGCAATCAGTGGTGTCCTAGCCACAAAAGACAAGCGCAGAATTGATGAGTGGGACATGATTTGCCATAGTCTTGGAGCTGAAATTCATGGCAATGGAAAACTTGATAGTTTTAAAACTGTACTCAACCTCAGCTTTAATGATTTACCTTACCATTTGAAATACTGTTTCTTGTACTTAAGCATCTTTCCTGAGGACTATCTGATTCAGCGCATGAGATTGATTCGCTTATGGATAGCAGAAGGATTTATTGAAGCCAAAGAAGGGAAAACAAAGGAAGATGTAGCAGATGATTACCTGAAGGAGCTCCTGAACAGAAACTTGATACAAGTAGCAGGGATAACATCTGATGGAAGGGTCAAAACTTTGCGAATCCATGATCTTCTACGGGAAATCATCATTTTGAAGTCTAAGGACCAAAACTTTGCATCCATTGTCAAAGAACAAAGTGTGGCATGGCCTGAAAAGATTCGGCGGCTTTCAGTGCACGGCACATTACCATATCGGCAGCAACATAGGTCTGTCTCTCAACTCCGTTCCTTTTTAATGTTTGGCGTTGGAGAACATGTACCCCTTGGCAAACTGTTCCCAAGTGGTTTTAAACTGCTTAGTGTTTTAGATTATCAAGATGCACCTTTGAAGAAGTTTCCACTAGCAGTTATTGATCTATATCATTTAAGATATCTAAGCTTAAGGAACACAAAGGTGAAAATGGTTCCAGGTTACCTAATAGGGAAGTTGCACAATCTAGAAACACTCGATCTTAAGAAGACTTCTGTCAGAGAATTGCCTGTAGATATTCTCAAGCTTCAAAAGCTTCGCCATCTCCTTGTCTATCAGTTTAAATTCAAAGGTTATGCACAGTTTCACTCCAAACATGGTGTTAAGGCCCCTACTGAAATAGGAAATTTGAAGTCACTACAAAAGCTTTGTTTTGTGGAGGCAAACCAAGACCGTGGAATGATAATAAGGCAGTTAGCGAAGCTAACTCAACTAAGAAGGTTAGGAATCTTGAAACTTAGAGAGGAAGATGGGATGGCTTTCTGTTTGTCCATTGAGAGATTAACAAATCTTCATGCCCTCTCTGTTACTTCTGAGGGTGAGAGTAAAGTCATTGATCTGACATTTCTTTGTTCACCCCCTCCATTTCTTCAACGCTTGTATTTGTCAGGGCGTCTACAAGAGTTACCATGTTGGATACAGTCTCTTCATAGCCTAGCTAGGCTATTTCTGAAATGGAGCTGTTTAAATTATGATCCTCTAGTGTATCTGCAAGATCTGCCAAACCTTGCACATCTTGAACTACTTCAAGTTTATGATGGTGACACTATGCATTTTAGGAGTGGAAAGTTCAAGAAGCTCAAGGTTTTAGGTCTTGACAAATTTGATGGACTGAAAGAGGTGACAGTGGGGAAGGATGCAATGACTTGCCTAGAAAGGCTGAGCATAGGGCGTTGTGAATTGTTGAAGAAGGTTCCATCAGGCATTGAGAATTTGACTAAGCTGAAAGTCCTTGAGTTTTTCGATATGCCAGATGAACTGATGAAGACAATATGTCCACATGGTCCAGGAAAAGATTACTGTAAAGTTTTACATATACCAGATGTCTATTCTACCTACTGGAGAGATGGAGGTTGGGATGTTTATGCTCTAGACACTTTCACCAGAGATTGTTCTCCTAGATCAGGCACTCTCATAAGAAGTCATGAACCTCGCATTCAGTGGAAGCTGTAG
- the LOC137811199 gene encoding protein SENSITIVE TO UV 2, whose product MENPNDELFDEWNHAMIEELFVLTASAPKPTSNPYSSSSPEDHRFLPPNPYSNAVPSTSYHPPQPLPSAASFSPPRELSQRITAVIVDSPPNPPSDKDLEIERLKRELEHATKQIANLEKERVKLKKERDKKEDKPKFTSSSNEEESGRAKFTKTKSINKDFGTLDPNCHNTSSKFKNGVSSNDPIVETTFKAKGVETDMVSHQESQGVLSDDLSAYLDLSQKLLAIWGSPTKKMGNNVISKLLVGCQRDFHILFGCMNMSMPTEITRELFSDLSSSGVALHYLKDRFHTPEAVKISNLYLALTKIADGTNVLEALIGPLLDLCGMENVVIVHSSLCVLHMLLKLLLELENNAGRRDNVFIEGLCNGKDLVDFGVKDENLVDEEIESRKEFQNHQNSLQPHVNWVYLFEIMHQIATRITEERVRVEAVSIMKLLFVRSNACFEREQFSQKIVFKTISELLKKDAGLCVKKHTLRLLYLVLNCPKLLAAFCYGCKEGDDSSAMDKNESTSDFQNFKIILQGLSDCVTSHRVGLLGLKVSRNVILVLAFLASSGQLGFEIFVGHRLSSRGVNYLMLILQLLVSEMDLEAGSHEQQTEIFRERTFLIREILILLNRLVSNPLYSGTVLRGLTTTRDMAGLAIDVASRLSRKGKKNEQQDSMVKHIRETEIVDLARLFKKRVFTYLGDDIS is encoded by the exons ATGGAGAATCCAAACGACGAATTGTTCGACGAATGGAATCACGCGATGATCGAAGAGCTCTTTGTCCTCACTGCAAGCGCACCGAAACCAACCTCTAACCCTTATTCTTCTTCCTCCCCGGAGGACCACCGCTTCTTACCACCAAATCCATACTCTAACGCCGTTCCCTCAACTTCCTATCACCCTCCGCAACCGCTTCCTTCCGCCGCTTCCTTCTCGCCACCGCGAGAGCTATCTCAGAGGATCACCGCTGTCATTGTCGATTCGCCTCCTAATCCTCCTTCCGACAAAGACCTCGAGATCGAACGCTTAAAG AGGGAGCTGGAACATGCAACAAAGCAGATTGCAAATCTG GAAAAAGAGCGTGTCAagttaaagaaagaaagagacaaAAAAGAAGATAAACCCAAATTCACGTCTTCTAGTAACGAAGAAGAAAGTGGTCGCGCTAAGTTTACAAAGACAAAGAGTATAAACAA GGATTTCGGAACTCTTGATCCCAATTGTCATAACACctcttcaaaatttaaaaatggagTATCTTCAAACGATCCAATTG TTGAAACTACTTTTAAAGCTAAGGGAGTTGAAACGGACATGGTTAGTCATCAAGAATCCCAAGGTGTTCTAAGTGATGATCTCTCAGCTTATCTTGATCTCTCCCAGAAGTTGCTGGCAATATGGGGATCTCCTACTAAAAAGATGGGAAATAATGTGATATCCAAGTTGCTTGTGGGTTGTCAAAGAGATTTTCATATTCTCTTTGGCTGTATGAATATGAGTATGCCCACTGAAATAACACGAGAGTTATTTTCAGATTTAAGCTCTTCAGGAGTAGCTTTGCATTACCTCAAGGATCGTTTTCATACTCCAGAGGCAGTTAAAATTTCAAATCTCTATCTTGCATTGACAAAG ATAGCTGATGGAACAAATGTTTTGGAAGCTTTAATTGGACCACTGCTTGATCTCTGTGGTATGGAAAAT GTTGTTATTGTCCATAGCTCTCTATGTGTACTGCATATGCTTCTGAAGCTCCTACTGGAATTGGAAAATAATGCTGGAAGGAG GGACAATGTCTTCATTGAAGGACTTTGCAATGGGAAGGACCTTGTGGATTTTGGTGTAAAAGATGAAAATCTTGTCGATGAAGAAATAGAAAGCAGAAAAGAATTCCAGAACCATCAAAACTCCTTACAACCTCATGTAAATTGGGTGTATCTTTTTGAGATAATGCATCAAATTGCCACGAGGATCACTGAAGAAAGAGTGAGAGTGGAGGCAGTATCTATTATGAAGCTGCTTTTCGTGAGAAGTAATGCTTGCTTTGAGAGGGAGCA GTTTAGCcagaaaatagtttttaaaactatttcaGAATTGCTAAAGAAGGATGCTGGGCTGTGTGTGAAGAAACACACTCTAAGACTTCTATACCTGGTTCTGAATT GTCCAAAGCTGTTGGCTGCTTTCTGCTATGGTTGTAAAGAGGGGGATGATAGCAGTGCTATGGATAAGAATGAATCGACTTCAGAtttccaaaattttaaaatcatccTTCAAGGATTGTCTGATTGTGTAACCTCTCATAGAGTTGGTTTACTG GGATTGAAAGTAAGCAGAAATGTGATTCTTGTGCTGGCATTCCTTGCATCGTCTGGACAACTGGGTTTTGAAATTTTTGTTGGTCATAGGCTCTCAAGTAGAGGGGTAAACTATCTTATGTTGATTTTGCAATTACTTGTGTCAGAGATGGACCTCGAAGCTGGATCACATGAGCAGCAGACAGAAATTTTCAGGGAGAG GACATTTTTGATACGGGAGATACTGATATTACTTAACAGACTAGTGTCGAATCCTTTATATTCTGGCACTGTATTGCGAGGTTTAACGACCACTAGGGATATGGCTGGTTTGGCAATTGATGTTGCAAGCAGATTATCTcggaaaggaaaaaaaaatgagcAGCAGGACAGCATGGTGAAGCATATAAGAGAAACTGAAATTGTTGACCTTGCTCGCCTCTTCAAGAAAAGGGTATTCACATATTTAGGTGATGACATATCGTGA
- the LOC137811200 gene encoding uncharacterized protein, with protein sequence MVGIFSRFSVGRNVHRRTQSALDEREVMPSNSEAVAAVASAATTTSHGIEVAVEFKPVEHPIEPLDSDRPIQCPLPEPSILNDGRIWKERVSATVRRRGDLPVMKEGGTLESEDAGIKPRTSRSNRMILPSVSAPEHNLLKLLEECNASGI encoded by the exons ATGGTGGGTATATTTTCGAGATTCTCTGTTGGAAGGAATGTCCACCGTCGTACTCAAAGTGCTTTG GATGAGAGGGAAGTGATGCCCTCAAACTCAGAGGCTGTTGCTGCAGTGGCGAGTGCTGCAACTACCACTTCTCATGGAATTGAAGTGGCTGTGGAGTTTAAGCCTGTTGAACATCCAATTGAACCTCTTGACAGTGATAGGCCAATTCAGTGCCCGTTGCCAGAGCCATCTATTCTTAAT GATGGAAGAATATGGAAAGAACGAGTTTCTGCAACTGTGAGGAGAAGAGGGGACCTGCCTGTGATGAAGGAAGGAGGAACACTTGAATCTGAAGATGCTGGAATCAAGCCTCGGACATCTCGGTCTAATCGAATGATCCTACCATCTGTCAGTGCTCCTGAGCATAATCTTTTAAAACTTCTTGAAGAGTGTAATGCTTCAGGCATCTGA
- the LOC137811202 gene encoding 26S proteasome non-ATPase regulatory subunit 13 homolog B has product MAALQYLESLRNAHPELAEWYNSLADLYQKKLWHQLTLKLEQFVALAVFQAGDALIQLYHNFITDFETKINLLKLAHFAVIVSRQYSEKEAAVAYLGGVIEKLEATREQRIEEPILYIKMQIAIFKLEQGDQKESKKLLEDGKTTLDSMTDIDPSVYANYFWVSSQFHKTRQEFAEFYKSALLYLAYTSVESLSESFKLDLAFDLSLSALLGDNIYNFGELLAHPIIKSLLGTKVEWLYYILQAFNSGDLERYQELCRVHNAALRAQPALVQNEKKLLEKINILCLMEIIFSRPSEDRTIPLSVIAERTKLSIENVEHLLMKSLSVHLIEGIIDEVEGTVHVSWVQPRVLGIQQIKSLRDRLDSWTGKVHTALLSIEAETPDLIGS; this is encoded by the exons ATGGCTGCTCTGCAATACCTGGAATCGCTGCGCAACGCGCATCCTGAACTCGCCGAATGGTACAATTCGCTCGCGGATCTGTACCAGAAGAAGCTCTGGCATCAACTCACCCTCAAGCTCGAGCAGTTTGTTGCACTCGCTGTTTTTCAG GCTGGTGATGCGTTGATTCAATTATATCACAATTTCATCACAGACTTCGAGACTAAAATCAACCTTCTGAAGCTTGCGCATTTTGCTGTTATAGTTTCTCGGCAGTATTCTGAAAAGGAAGCTGCTGTTGCTTATCTTGGAGGAGTCATTGAGAAGTTGGAGGCCACTAGAGAGCAGCGCATAGAAGAACCTATCCTCTACATTAAGATGCAAATAGCAATATTCAAGCTTGAGCAAGGTGACCAGAAGGAAAGCAAGAAACTCCTAGAAGATGGGAAGACTACACTTGACAGCATGACAGATATTGATCCATCTGTATATGCTAACTATTTCTGGGTATCGTCTCAATTTCACAAGACGCGCCAAGAATTTGCAGAGTTCTACAAAAGTGCCCTTCTCTATCTGGCATACACATCGGTGGAGTCTCTATCAGAATCATTCAAGCTG gATTTAGCATTTGATTTGTCCCTCTCTGCCCTTCTTGGGGACAACATCTACAACTTTGGAGAGCTACTTGCCCATCCTATA ATCAAGAGCCTTCTAGGGACAAAAGTGGAATGGCTTTACTATATTCTGCAGGCGTTCAATTCTGGTGATTTAGAACGATATCAAGAATTGTGTCGGGTGCATAATGCTGCTTTAAGAGCCCAACCAGCACTGGTTCAAAATGAAAAGAAGTTGTTGGAAAAGATCAACATTCTCTGTCTGATGGAGATTATATTCAG TCGGCCTTCAGAAGACCGAACTATTCCCTTGAGTGTAATTGCTGAGCGGACAAAACTTTCTATAGAGAATGTGGAACATCTCCTAATGAAGAGCTTATCT GTTCATCTAATTGAGGGTATAATTGATGAAGTTGAGGGCACAGTGCATGTTTCCTGGGTGCAACCAAGAGTTCTGGGTATTCAACAGATCAAATCCTTACGGGATCGACTTGACAGTTGGACAGGGAAAGTACACACTGCATTGTTGTCCATCGAGGCTGAAACACCTGATCTAATCGGATCgtga